The genomic region GCGTTATCATGCCGTTTATCGTGGCCGCTGCACTGAAATCGGCACAAGGTTCTTCAACCGTCGCTCTGGTTACCGCGTCTGCACTGGTCGCCCCGTTGTTGCCACAGCTTGGACTGGACACAGATATGGGCCGCGTATTAACTGTGATGGCCGTTGGCGCCGGTGCCATGACTGTTTCCCACGCTAACGACAGCTATTTTTGGGTGGTATCCCAGTTCAGTAAAATGGATGTCGCAACGGCATATCGCTCACACACAGCGGCAACGCTGTTTATGGGGCTGGTAACGATTACTGCAGTTTGGCTGGTATCGCTGGTGGCGCTGTAAGCGTTGTCAACGATGCGCTGAACAACTTACCCGTAAGGACACAGCATGCGCGTACTCATTGCCCCTGATTCGTTCAAAGAGTGTCTGACCGCGGAAGCCGTCGCCAATGCCATTGCCGTCGGTTGGCTGCGAGGTGCTCCGGCGGATCAGGTGGTTCAAATCCCTCTGGCGGATGGCGGCGAGGGCACGACAGCTACTCTTGTGAGCGCGATGCGCGGCACACTGCACCAAACTTGGGTAAGTGACCCTTACGGTGCGCAGATCAGCGCCAGTTATGGGCTAATAGAGGAGGGGAGAACAGCCATTGTTGAAGTCGCTGAGGCAAGCGGCCTGCACTGGGTGGCGGAATCTGGCCGAAATGCGATGACAGCGTCCAGTTATGGTACCGGTGAGCTCATTATGGCTGCCCTGCAACACCAGCCAGAGACGCTCATCGTTTGCCTTGGTGGCAGTGCCACCACCGATGGTGGTGCGGGTATGCTGCAAGCGATGGGCGCGCAACTGCTGGACGACAACGGCCACCCCATACCACCCGGTGGTGAGGGGCTACAACACATCAGCCATTTTGACCTTGCAGAAGCGAAGGCCAACCTGGCAGGTGTACGGATTGTGGTGGCGTGCGATGTCACCAATCTTCTACTCGGTGATTTGGGTGCTGCAGCCGTATTCGGGCCGCAAAAAGGTGCCTCGCCAGACGAGGCCAGAGTACTCGATAACAACCTTGGCACATTCGCCCGGTGCTTAGAGAAAAGCGGTTACGACATAAGCAGCTTTGCGGGAAGTGGTGCAGCCGGCGGTATTGGCGGCGCTGTCGCCGGTATTCTCGGTGGGTTCCTGAAGCCCGGCATTGAGCTGGTTATGTCAGCTGTGGACATGGAAGCGCATATGCAAGCCACCGACCTGGTGATCACGGCTGAAGGTGCTATCGACGGGCAAAGCGCGTCCGGGAAAACGCCGACGGGTGTCGCCAAACTGGCTCAACGCTATCAGGTACCTGTTATTGGCCTTGCTGGCAAATTGGGAGGGGGTAATATGGCAGCCATTCATGACGCGGGCATTACAGCGGTTTTCTCGATTGCCCCGGGGCCAATCAGTAAAGACGACGCTATCGCTAACGCCGCGCACTATCTTGAGAATACTGCAGAGCAGCTGGCCAGGCTTATTTCGGGGCTGAAATAAAAAGGTTGATGGCCTGCCGATGGACTGTATGCAGCCACTCCCAATCAAATACCCAATTGCAGCCCGATTTCAATGACTCGGCCGGATGGGATCTGGTAAAGCGATGTCGCATGCAGGGTATTGCGAACCATGAGCGCGAACAGTTTGTCGCGCCACGCCATCATGCCGTCTTTCTTCCACCATAGGCAGCCGCCAAGTTGTCGGATGAGCGGAATGCCAGCACAAGGACAATCGCGGCACCTCCAATTAACGTGCGGCGGGATCGGCTGTCTTGGTCTTGGTCCGGCCAGGTTTCGATGCTTCGCGGGGTTTCGCAATGTCCCTTCATTCTTCTTGAACTCAGGTACTCCCTGTAGTTTAGTTTACTCGCAGGATGGTGGGCGCCGGGCGAGTCTTCATGCGCTTTGTGCCCTCTAAATGTATGCCATACTAGATAGATATCATGTGATGAGTTTAAAACGAGGTACGGTGATGAAGTTATTAAAAAATACATGTACTAAAACGCTGGCACTGGTGCTGGGTGTAATGGCTGTAACCGGTGTGGCTCAGGCCGGTACACTTGAGGATCGTATTGAGGACGGCGAGACAATTCGTCTCGGGTTCGCCGCAGCGCCGCCTTGGGCCTATGCGGGTAACGATGGTTCAGCCAAAGGTTTTGTTAATGGTATCGCCATCGATGTGCTTAAGCGCATGGGCCACACCAATATCGAACCTGTTCTGACCAGCTGGTCCAGCCTGATTCCCAGCTTGAAAGCACGCCGAGTGGATATCGTAACGGGTGGGATGTACATCGTTAAGGCGCGCTGTGAAAACATGGATTTCTCGGATCCCATTGGCGCTTTCGGTGATACGTTTGTAGTGCCTAAGGGCAACCCTAAAAACCTTGAAACCTATCAGGATCTGATTGACCAAGATCTGACGATGGTTGCGCCTTCTGGTTACAACACGCTGACAGATGCCAAAGATGCCGGCGTTCCTAACCGCAATATCAGGGAAGTACCAGGCACGACGGAAGCACTGGCTGCATTGCGCACGGGCCGTACCGATGCGGTTCCGATTAACGTACTGGAAGCCAAGCATGCTGCAGATTTGGATGAAAAATTCGATATCTCAGACCCCGAGGTTTTTGTGGGCCGTGATAAGCAGGTTGTCGGTGTTGGCTTTCGCTCAGAAGACAGCGCGTTTCGTGAGGCGTTCAACAAAGCCCTGAAGGATTACATGGGCTCTGATGAAATGATGGCGACCGTTACACCTGATGAGTACATCAAAGCGTTTTTGCCAGCAGGGCAGACCACAGAAGCGGCTTGCAAGTCTAACTAGGCTGTTGACCTAGTTGGCATCCAAAACAGCACTCAGGAACTGCTGAGTGCGTTCTTTCTGGGGATTGTCGAACAGCATTTCTGGTGCTCCCTGCTCTTCAATCTTGCCGTCGAAAAAGAGGCAGACCCGATCTGAAATTTCTCGGGCAAAGCCGATCTGGTGCGTCACCATCAGCATAGTCAGATTGTGTTGATCGACCAGGCTGCGGATTACGCTGGTTACTTCGCTGATAACTTCCGGGTCTAACGCGGAAGTGACTTCATCAAACAGCATCACCTTGGGGCGCATGGCAAGCGCGCGAGCGATTGCGACCCGTTGCTGCTGTCCACCAGACAGTCGCGAGGGATGCTGATCGCGTTTCTCTGCCATGCCCACCAAATCCAGCAGTTCCAAAGCCCGCTCCTCGGCCTCTTCTTTCGACAGCCCTAGAACGTGTACCGGCCCTTCCATGCAGTTGCCAAGCGCGGTCATGTGGGGGAACAGGTTGAAGTGTTGGAAGCACATGCCGATCTTGGAGCGTATTTTGCGCAGATGGGCCGCGTTGGCGGGAATAAGGCGGCCATTTTTCACCATGTGGGTTAGCGGTTCACCGTCTACATAAATCACGCCACTGTCGATTGTTTCCAGTGTCATCAGCATCCGCAGAACAGTGGTTTTGCCCGAGCCTGAGGGGCCGATGATGGTGACCATCTCGCCGGTTTCAACGTCTAGGTTCAGGCCGTCGAGCACGGTCAATTGACCATATTTTTTGGTCACGTTTTGAAACCGCACCATAGGCACAGTGTCGCCCTCGAGTTTCAGTGGATATTGGCTCACATCGTGTTTCATTTAGTCAGTCCCATTTTTTGGCGCAATGCCTTGTCGAGTCGCCGGATGAACCAAGCGGTTGGCAGCGATATGGCCAGAAAAATAAGGCCGACGAGTGTGTAGGGTTCTAAATAGCGGAAGTTATCAGCACCAATGGAGTTGGCGGTATGCATCAGTTCAGCCACCCCGATAACAGACAGCATCGGCGTATCCTTGAGGATGCCGACCAAATAATTGCCCATGCCCGCAAACGCCGGCGGAAGTGCTTGTGGAATGATGATGCGGCGATAGGTTTGGGCGGTCGATAGATTGATGGCCCGAGCGGCCTCCCACTGACCTTTGGGTACGTTTTCGATACCGCCCCGGTATACTTCTGAAAGATAGGCGGCGTAATGCAGGCCGATCGCGATGAGGCCTGCGGTCCAGGGCGACAGGCGAAGGCCGAACTGCGGGCCAACGTAGTAGATGAAGAAGATCTGCAACAGCAACGGTGTTGAGCGAACAAATTCCACCAGTTCGCGCACGATGAAAGTCAGTGTACGTGAGGGCGTGCGTTGTGCCAGCGTAAATACCAGCCCCAGTACCACCGCCAGAACATACCCACCACCTGCTGCCATCAGCGTATTGCCCGCTGCGGCTATCAGGCGGGGCAGGATCTCCCAGGTAAAATCCAGTTTCCAATCAAGCATGGTTTAAGTTCGTCCGATTTTGCGAGCCATGACCCGTTCCAGCCAGCGCATGACGGGCGTTACCATAAATCGCGCAATAATGTAGTAAACCACAAGCGCCGTACCGAACGCTTGGGCTGACAGATAGGTATTGTTATTGATCTGGCGAGTTTCAAACATCAGATCGGTGACCGAAATCAGGGCGACCAGCGCGGTACCTTTCAGGATCTCGACCATCAGGTTGCCCCAAGGTGGCAATATGGTGACCAGCGCTTGCGGCAAAATGATCCGTCGCATGCGCTTTGCGGGTGACATATTCAGTGCCAGCGCGGCTTCCCATTGACCTCTGGGAACGGACTGGATTGAGCCGCGGACCAGTTCGGCACCATAGGCGCCATAGCAGAGCCCGACGGTGATAAAGCCCGCGGCAAACTTTTCTAGGGTGAACCCAAGGAGCGGTAGGACAAAGTAAAACCAATAAAGCTGCACCAGAAGCGACGTACCGCGAAAAAGTTCAATATAAACGGTGGCGGCAGCACGCACGGTTTTCGAGTGTGCCATCTTCATCAGTCCCGAGACCAGCGCGGCTGCAATCGCAACGAGAGCGGCCAGCCCGAACTGCCCTAAGGTGATCAGCGTGCCTTCGAAGAAACGGCCGCTGTAGGTTACAAGGAAATCGAAATAGGACATCGTTATGTTTGGTCTCTGGCTCGTTTCGGTCCGCAATCACTGATGTCCGATCCACGAAATAGATGGTGTCCGGGATCATTGAACCCCTGCAGTTATTACCGCTGGCCTGGCGTTCATTTTTTGACCAGCTGGTTTAGCCTTAGCTCAGCGAAAGCTGTCCACGTTGTCCACGACTGCGGCGTAAAGATCTCGCGTTGAAGCCAGCGCACCGTCATGGACTTCTTGCGCGGAAAGCACCTTGCCATTTGCGGCTTCCAAGGAACGGGTGGCCGTTGTACTGGCGACAACGGTTGGTGAATATCCCAGGTTGAACCCACCGTGCGCAGTGGAGTTGATGCACATGTGAGTCATGAAGCCCGCGAGAATGATGTTTTTAACGCCCTTCGCTTTAAGCTGATCATCCAGATCGGTTTGTACAAACGAGTTTGGGAAGTTTTTGGTAATAACCGGCTCGCCGTCTTTCGGTGCAACGGCGTCAGCAATGGCGCCAATGTGAGCGTTAACGTCATAGGGGGAGCCCGGGCCGGCATCGTGGCGAATATGAAACACTGGAATGCCTTTGGTGCGAGCCAGCTCCAGAAGTTTTCGGCCCTCTTCCAGAGCTTCATCACAACCTTCAAGCTTCATGACGCCTTCAAGGTAGGTGTTCTGGTAGTCGATCATGATCAGAGCGGATTCGGAAAGGCTTGATGGCGCGAAGCTAAGGCCGTTCAGCTCTCTGAGCGTTGTTGAAGCTGTTGTCATGTTTGTTCTCCAGCGGTTGGTTTAAAGCATCAGCGTAATATGCGCTGCTTGCGCGGTACATACGACGAAAAGTCATTTCGATGGGCCGTTAGTAGTGTGCCCTTTTCGGGCGACTGCCTAGCACTTTGGGCTCAGCCAAAATAATCCTGCATCCAGCCAAAAAATGTACCCGTGTCTACTGCAGAAAGCGCCATTTGTTTAAAATCGTTCCCTACTTCATCCTCAATGGTTACAAACTGATAGAGCAACACACCTGGCTGTTCATCGTGCAGGATGAGCGTGATGCGCCGGCGGGTGCGCAGGCAGTCGATGGTCATCACGTCAGCGGGAATACCGGTATCACGCATACCCCGGCGTACTTCCACTATCGGGTTGATGTGCTGATGGGCCGCCTGAATGCGGGTATGGGCGTCGCTGGCCATGTCGGACAAGGCTTTGAGGGGATCTGCGGACATTTGAACCTAGTCGATCTGAGGGTGAATTATTGACGAACACCCGCCATGGTAGCCCAACTAATACTCGTCGCGAATCATAGTTCGTAACTCATGGCTACTTTCGGCTCTTGGCTGGAGTTGAGGGTGGCTTTGAGTTGTTGCAGGAGTTCCTCCAGAGCCCTACATTAATACTGTGAAGCGTATCTCAAATTTCCCCTTTTAGTTACCCTGAGGGAGGCCTGCAAAGTGATTTGCGCCCCAGCAGATCTTTTATGTACTGTTACGCGACTTGGCCACGAGAACCGTTTTTATGCCGACAGTAACGATCGACCCGAATTACTTTTCGCCTCGCGATATGCTCATGCTTCGGCTATCTATTCTGATTGGTGGCGTGTTGATTAGCCTGTTTATGATCGGCGATCTTCAGATGGTGCCCGAAGAGCTTGTGGATGCTTACGTCACAAACCGGGCGTTTGTTCAGCTTCCCATTGTTTTTGCTCTGCTCGCTTCCAGTTTCCATCGGCGTTTTCTACAGTTTTCTCAGGTAGCGTGCTTTCTCGCGATTCTTGGCCTTGTTTATACAAACTATTATTTCATCCACGTGTCATGGCAACTTGCTGCATTCAGTTTTCCCTATGAGGGAACCTTTCTGTATGCATTTTTTGGCTTTTTTGTATTCGGAATGACATTCCGTTATGCGCTATGCCTAATGCTATTGAGCACTGCGGGCTTTATATGCCTGATGCTGCTGGACTCGGTATACGGCGATCGTACATTTATGAACGTGGGGTTTGTGGCTGGCTCACTGTTTATAGGTGCTATCGGGAGGCACAGGTTGGATCAGTTACTTGGCGCGCTTAAAAGTGCGAATGAGCAGTTGATTACCCTAAGTACAACCGATGGGCTCACGGGGTTGTCGAATCGGCGTGCTTTTATGGGTGAGTCAGAGCGGTTGTTTGCTCTGTTACGACGGTCAGGTCAGCTGATGAGTGTTTTCATGATCGACTTGGATCACTTCAAAAAATTCAATGACTCATACGGGCATCAGGAAGGTGATCGCGCTATTCGTTGCCAGGCGGACATCTTGAGAGCTGTTTTTAAACGCGAGACGGATATTCTCGGTCGCTATGGTGGTGAGGAATTTATTGTTGTTGCACCGGGAGATGGCAAGAACGATTTTGAACGTCAGGCCGCCCAGATTCTTGCTCAATGGCAGGCGCTGGCAATGCCGAACGAAGACAGTCCGAGTGGACAGTCTCTCAGCTGTTCCATCGGTATCTGCCATGGGTTGCCTACCGATTATGGTTCTCTGGAGAATATGATTAAAGCGGCTGATGAGGCACTGTACAGCGCGAAAGAAAAAGGGCGGGGGACGTTTGTAGTGGCTGAGCCGGCGCGCCCAATATGAAAACGACTTTTCCCATCCGCGTGGCCGCATTGCAGGTTGATACCCGCATCGGTGACACGCAGCACGGTGTTGTTCTGGGATTGTGGTGGCTGAAATCAGTTTGCAGGGGGCAGAGCCACAGGCCCCAGTTCCTGATCGTTTCTGGCTTCGCAGGCGTGGCATCATTCCGGCCTTCTCTTGGCACCTTCATGGAATCTTGGGGCGGCGCTGGTATCGGAAACATATCCGCCGCTGAATGACTTAATCAAATAAAATGGCTGCTGTCATTGTATGAAGCCTTGCAACTCCTCGATTACAGAACTTTCTCCCTACGCAGCCTATCAACAGGCCCTGGCCTCCGGCTTTAAAGACGACCCGGCTCAGCATCAGGCAGCGCTGTGCTTGCAGCGTTGCTATGAGCAGTTGCAGGCGGGCGAGCTGGATACTCAAGGCGTGTATCTTTGGGGGCCGGTAGGGCGAGGAAAAACCTGGTTGATGGATCGTTTTTATCAGGCTTTAACGGTGCCTGCACGGAGGCAACACTTTCATCATTTTATGCGCTGGGTACACCGGCGCCTGTTTCAGTTAACCGGGCAGGAAGATCCGCTTGGCCTGCTCGCGCAGGAGCTGGTGGCCGAGGCGCGGGTGTTGTGCCTGGACGAGCTATTTGT from Marinobacter sp. LV10R510-11A harbors:
- a CDS encoding glycerate kinase → MRVLIAPDSFKECLTAEAVANAIAVGWLRGAPADQVVQIPLADGGEGTTATLVSAMRGTLHQTWVSDPYGAQISASYGLIEEGRTAIVEVAEASGLHWVAESGRNAMTASSYGTGELIMAALQHQPETLIVCLGGSATTDGGAGMLQAMGAQLLDDNGHPIPPGGEGLQHISHFDLAEAKANLAGVRIVVACDVTNLLLGDLGAAAVFGPQKGASPDEARVLDNNLGTFARCLEKSGYDISSFAGSGAAGGIGGAVAGILGGFLKPGIELVMSAVDMEAHMQATDLVITAEGAIDGQSASGKTPTGVAKLAQRYQVPVIGLAGKLGGGNMAAIHDAGITAVFSIAPGPISKDDAIANAAHYLENTAEQLARLISGLK
- the ehuC gene encoding ectoine/hydroxyectoine ABC transporter permease subunit EhuC, which produces MSYFDFLVTYSGRFFEGTLITLGQFGLAALVAIAAALVSGLMKMAHSKTVRAAATVYIELFRGTSLLVQLYWFYFVLPLLGFTLEKFAAGFITVGLCYGAYGAELVRGSIQSVPRGQWEAALALNMSPAKRMRRIILPQALVTILPPWGNLMVEILKGTALVALISVTDLMFETRQINNNTYLSAQAFGTALVVYYIIARFMVTPVMRWLERVMARKIGRT
- a CDS encoding KUP/HAK/KT family potassium transporter — its product is MMAWRDKLFALMVRNTLHATSLYQIPSGRVIEIGLQLGI
- a CDS encoding cysteine hydrolase family protein, translating into MTTASTTLRELNGLSFAPSSLSESALIMIDYQNTYLEGVMKLEGCDEALEEGRKLLELARTKGIPVFHIRHDAGPGSPYDVNAHIGAIADAVAPKDGEPVITKNFPNSFVQTDLDDQLKAKGVKNIILAGFMTHMCINSTAHGGFNLGYSPTVVASTTATRSLEAANGKVLSAQEVHDGALASTRDLYAAVVDNVDSFR
- a CDS encoding GGDEF domain-containing protein; translation: MPTVTIDPNYFSPRDMLMLRLSILIGGVLISLFMIGDLQMVPEELVDAYVTNRAFVQLPIVFALLASSFHRRFLQFSQVACFLAILGLVYTNYYFIHVSWQLAAFSFPYEGTFLYAFFGFFVFGMTFRYALCLMLLSTAGFICLMLLDSVYGDRTFMNVGFVAGSLFIGAIGRHRLDQLLGALKSANEQLITLSTTDGLTGLSNRRAFMGESERLFALLRRSGQLMSVFMIDLDHFKKFNDSYGHQEGDRAIRCQADILRAVFKRETDILGRYGGEEFIVVAPGDGKNDFERQAAQILAQWQALAMPNEDSPSGQSLSCSIGICHGLPTDYGSLENMIKAADEALYSAKEKGRGTFVVAEPARPI
- a CDS encoding transporter substrate-binding domain-containing protein gives rise to the protein MKLLKNTCTKTLALVLGVMAVTGVAQAGTLEDRIEDGETIRLGFAAAPPWAYAGNDGSAKGFVNGIAIDVLKRMGHTNIEPVLTSWSSLIPSLKARRVDIVTGGMYIVKARCENMDFSDPIGAFGDTFVVPKGNPKNLETYQDLIDQDLTMVAPSGYNTLTDAKDAGVPNRNIREVPGTTEALAALRTGRTDAVPINVLEAKHAADLDEKFDISDPEVFVGRDKQVVGVGFRSEDSAFREAFNKALKDYMGSDEMMATVTPDEYIKAFLPAGQTTEAACKSN
- the ehuD gene encoding ectoine/hydroxyectoine ABC transporter permease subunit EhuD, producing the protein MLDWKLDFTWEILPRLIAAAGNTLMAAGGGYVLAVVLGLVFTLAQRTPSRTLTFIVRELVEFVRSTPLLLQIFFIYYVGPQFGLRLSPWTAGLIAIGLHYAAYLSEVYRGGIENVPKGQWEAARAINLSTAQTYRRIIIPQALPPAFAGMGNYLVGILKDTPMLSVIGVAELMHTANSIGADNFRYLEPYTLVGLIFLAISLPTAWFIRRLDKALRQKMGLTK
- the ehuA gene encoding ectoine/hydroxyectoine ABC transporter ATP-binding protein EhuA, translating into MKHDVSQYPLKLEGDTVPMVRFQNVTKKYGQLTVLDGLNLDVETGEMVTIIGPSGSGKTTVLRMLMTLETIDSGVIYVDGEPLTHMVKNGRLIPANAAHLRKIRSKIGMCFQHFNLFPHMTALGNCMEGPVHVLGLSKEEAEERALELLDLVGMAEKRDQHPSRLSGGQQQRVAIARALAMRPKVMLFDEVTSALDPEVISEVTSVIRSLVDQHNLTMLMVTHQIGFAREISDRVCLFFDGKIEEQGAPEMLFDNPQKERTQQFLSAVLDAN